The following proteins are co-located in the bacterium genome:
- the tnpA gene encoding IS200/IS605 family transposase codes for MANTYSQIYIQIVFAVKGRQHLIPKQHREELQKYITGIVQAREQKMLSIFCMPDHTHLLVGLKPSIATSNLVRDIKAGSSNFINNNKWIRGNFNWQEGFGAFSYSRSQVDDVIKYILNQEYHHRKRTFREEYIEFLKKFKIEYDEKYLFEWIE; via the coding sequence ATGGCAAACACCTATTCTCAAATTTATATTCAAATTGTATTTGCTGTAAAAGGCAGACAACATCTCATTCCTAAACAACATAGGGAAGAATTGCAGAAATACATCACAGGTATTGTTCAAGCCCGTGAACAAAAAATGTTATCTATATTCTGTATGCCTGACCATACCCATTTGCTTGTGGGATTAAAACCATCTATTGCTACTTCTAATTTAGTAAGAGACATAAAGGCAGGTTCATCAAATTTCATTAACAATAACAAATGGATACGAGGTAACTTCAATTGGCAAGAAGGGTTTGGTGCATTCTCCTATTCCAGAAGCCAGGTTGATGATGTGATTAAATACATTTTAAATCAGGAATATCATCATCGCAAAAGAACTTTCAGAGAAGAATATATTGAGTTCTTGAAAAAATTTAAAATTGAATACGATGAAAAATATTTATTTGAATGGATTGAATGA
- a CDS encoding site-specific DNA-methyltransferase, whose protein sequence is MATLNFKGKTFVQNHHLSVKYHQLVPKKDKSLTDKVSLNDNLILHGDNLKNLKALLPTYTGKVKCIYIDPPYNTGNERWVYNDNVNSPMMQEWLGKVVDRDDLTRHDKWLCMMTPRLKLLRELLREDGVIFVSIDDNEVHHLRMLMDEVFGEGNFITQLIWRKRAGGGSDSKYISVEHEYCILYTKSIDKTEIKRLELDDKTLRNYPYEDGYVNTRGKYCLKPLHNDGLQDSPGLHYDIECPDGTLLKGMEHQWVYSESTFKDKLKDGRIEFKKSKNGWKIYYKVYLNEEKGKLVYDEEGNIVQRKRKPFSILYEVSLNKDGNADLAAISMDKKFDYPKPVDLIKHLLKLGTDKEGIVLDSFAGSGTTAHAVLDLNKEDGGNRKFILVECEDYADRITAERVRRVIKGVPNARDEKLRNGLGGTFSYFELGDPIEMESILEGDKLPTYLELARYVFYTATGEEFDLQKVDENRNFIGESKEYEVYLFYKPDIEYLKSTALTLDRAKNLGADKGKKRLVFAPSKYLDTDYLLKYRIDYCQLPFEIYKLKE, encoded by the coding sequence TCATCAGCTTGTCCCTAAAAAAGATAAAAGTTTGACTGATAAAGTTAGCCTTAATGATAACCTTATACTTCACGGGGATAATCTCAAAAATCTAAAAGCCCTTCTCCCTACTTATACTGGCAAGGTGAAATGTATCTATATCGACCCACCATACAATACAGGAAATGAAAGATGGGTGTATAACGATAATGTCAATAGTCCGATGATGCAGGAGTGGCTCGGTAAGGTGGTTGACAGAGATGATTTGACCCGCCACGATAAATGGCTCTGTATGATGACGCCAAGATTAAAATTGCTACGGGAATTGTTGAGAGAAGATGGCGTGATTTTTGTGAGTATTGATGATAACGAAGTACACCATCTGAGGATGTTGATGGATGAGGTGTTTGGAGAAGGGAATTTTATCACTCAATTGATTTGGAGAAAACGAGCTGGTGGAGGGAGTGATAGTAAATATATTTCTGTTGAACATGAATATTGCATTTTGTATACGAAATCCATAGATAAAACAGAAATTAAAAGATTAGAATTAGATGATAAAACCTTGAGAAACTATCCTTATGAGGATGGTTATGTAAATACGAGAGGAAAATATTGCTTAAAGCCTCTTCATAATGATGGACTTCAAGATAGTCCAGGATTACATTATGATATAGAATGTCCTGACGGAACCTTACTGAAAGGGATGGAGCATCAATGGGTATATTCTGAATCTACTTTTAAAGATAAACTTAAGGATGGACGTATTGAATTCAAAAAATCCAAGAATGGTTGGAAAATTTATTATAAAGTCTATTTAAATGAAGAAAAAGGTAAATTGGTTTATGATGAAGAAGGTAATATAGTTCAAAGAAAAAGAAAACCATTTTCAATTCTTTACGAGGTTTCGTTAAACAAGGATGGAAATGCCGACTTAGCTGCTATCTCAATGGATAAAAAATTTGATTATCCAAAGCCAGTTGATTTGATAAAACATTTATTGAAATTGGGAACTGATAAAGAAGGCATTGTTTTAGACTCCTTTGCTGGCTCTGGCACCACTGCCCATGCAGTCTTAGACCTAAACAAAGAAGATGGTGGTAACCGTAAATTCATCCTGGTTGAATGTGAAGATTATGCAGACAGAATAACTGCAGAAAGGGTGAGAAGGGTTATCAAGGGTGTCCCAAATGCAAGAGATGAGAAATTAAGAAACGGCTTAGGTGGCACATTCAGCTATTTTGAACTTGGTGATCCGATTGAGATGGAGAGTATTTTAGAAGGCGATAAGCTGCCCACCTACCTTGAGCTTGCAAGATATGTGTTTTATACGGCTACAGGTGAGGAATTTGACCTGCAAAAAGTTGATGAGAATAGAAACTTTATCGGTGAATCAAAGGAATACGAGGTTTATCTGTTTTACAAGCCAGATATTGAATATCTTAAATCCACTGCACTTACGCTTGATAGGGCAAAGAACTTAGGGGCGGACAAGGGCAAAAAGCGATTGGTTTTTGCACCCAGCAAGTATCTTGATACCGATTATCTTTTAAAATACCGTATTGATTATTGTCAATTGCCGTTTGAAATCTATAAGCTGAAGGAATGA